Proteins encoded in a region of the Puntigrus tetrazona isolate hp1 chromosome 12, ASM1883169v1, whole genome shotgun sequence genome:
- the phkg2 gene encoding phosphorylase b kinase gamma catalytic chain, liver/testis isoform yields the protein MTRDIILGDELPDWVGAKEFYQKYDPKEVIGRGVSSVVRRCVHKHTGQEFAVKIIEITAEKMTEQQLKEVKSSTLKEIHVLNVVKGHPSIITLIDSYESTTFIFLVFDLMRRGELFDYLTEKVTLSEKETRSMMRALLEAVHYLHSLNIIHRDLKPENVLLDDQGHIKLSDFGFSVQLEPDEKLRELCGTPGYLAPEILKCSMDETHEGYGKEVDLWACGVIMFTLLAGSPPFWHRKQLLMLRMIMEGRYQFSSPEWDDRSDTVKDLISRLLVVEPTLRLTAEQALAHPFFRQYQKEDVRLFSPRKTFKALILTVLACIRMQCRYYRARPLTKELLARDPYSIRGVRKLIDGCAFRIYGHWVKKGEQQNRAALFQNTAKIILLGLEDLDN from the exons ATGACTCGCGATATCATTCTTGGAGATGAACTGCCCGACTGGGTCGGGGCGAAAGAGTTTTATCAGAAGTATGATCCCAAAGAGGTGATTGGCAG AGGTGTGAGCAGCGTTGTGCGCAGatgtgtacacaaacacaccggGCAGGAGTTTGCGGTGAAGATCATTGAGATCACTGCAGAGAAAATGACAGAACAGCAGTTGAAGGAGGTAAAGAGCTCCACGCTGAAGGAGATCCATGTGCTCAATGTGGTAAAGGGCCACCCGTCCATCA TCACACTTATTGATTCTTATGAGTCAACAACCTTCATATTTTTGGTATTTGACCT CATGAGGAGAGGAGAGCTATTCGACTACTTGACTGAAAAAGTCACTCTTAGTGAAAAGGAAACCAG GAGTATGATGCGTGCTCTTCTGGAGGCTGTCCACTATCTACATTCTCTAAATATTATACATCGTGACCTCAAACCTGAAAATGTTCTGCTGGACGACCAGGGACACATCAAACTCTCTGACTTTGGCTTTTCAGTCCAGCTGGAGCCTGATGAAAAACTAAGAG AGTTGTGTGGAACGCCAGGATATCTGGCACCAGAGATTCTGAAGTGCTCCATGGATGAGACACATGAGGGATATGGCAAAGAGGTTGACCT GTGGGCTTGTGGCGTAATCATGTTCACGCTTCTTGCTGGTTCTCCACCATTCTGGCATCGTAAACAGCTGCTCATGTTGAGAATGATCATGGAAGGACGGTACCAGTTTAGCTCTCCAGAATGGGATGACCGGTCTGACACTGTCAAAGACTTG ATCTCCAGGCTTTTAGTGGTGGAACCCACACTTCGTCTAACGGCTGAGCAAGCTTTAGCTCATCCTTTCTTCCGTCAGTACCAAAAGGAGGATGTGCGGCTCTTTAGCCCCAGAAAGACatttaag GCCCTGATCTTGACGGTGTTAGCTTGTATACGAATGCAGTGCCGCTATTACCGAGCCAGACCCTTAACAAAGGAGCTCCTAGCAAGAGACCCTTACTCCATCCGTGGTGTACGCAAGCTGATCGATGGCTGTGCTTTCCGCATATATGGACACTGGGTCAAGAAAGGGGAGCAACAGAACCGAGCCGCTCTATTCCAGAACACAGCTAAAATCATTCTACTGGGCCTTGAAGACCTTGACAACTAA
- the nfe2l1b gene encoding endoplasmic reticulum membrane sensor NFE2L1b isoform X1, whose translation MLYLKKYFTEGLIQFTILLSLIGVRLDLDTYLNNQLPPLREIILGPSSAYTQTQFHNLRNTLDGYGIHPKSVDLDHFFATRRLLNQVRSLDHLRVPSTELSAWLVHRDPETVVSATSQSGPSIALDNGGSLEDVNNSEASAMRGAGGASETTYSLSGEDSLGAVAPEDSQEQGERESSDDLSKEDIDLIDILWRQDIDLGAGREVFNYSSRQKESEADKPNEENEEAGGREESRRNGLNLLAVQSLTHVDRETGESIPAELTSLGAQTSLSLQECLRLLEATFPFGEEPEFQATGPTSQLRASTEETPSTSQGIPLQAPLSQSDTPLDLEQQWQDIMSIMELQDMEVNNTAVNVSMNNDPNNNNASTTESATVGNFELPRSTLINQDVSLHQASLPSCSQDFPTLFNPELDSTSVQRPTLVRLSSSNSSNINSTFGATNLTGLFLPPPINSTTNLTTTPVLPDPFSSLLEESMLDEISLLDLAMEEGFSQDQASQLEDELDSDSGLSLDSSHSPASPSNSETSCSSAASSSSTSATFSEEGAVGYSTDSEAATAEAEEGAVGGYQPEYSKLCRMSYQDPSQFHGIPQLEGVNHNHTYNLPLASPYSERSQLSASCSKKGRDKQMQQTKLQPPQDCVDRQSSRDERRARAMDIPFSNDKIINLPVEEFNELLAKHHLNEDQLSLIRDIRRRGKNKMAAQNCRKRKLDTILKLEQGVQDLQREKAQLLKEKMEYCKCIRQTKQKVQNLSQELFAQLRDEEGRPYSASEYFLQYGPDGVLLMPRNMTTEQSNKPDKKQKDKKK comes from the exons ATGCTTTACTTGAAAAAGTACTTCACAGAGGGTCTTATTCAGTTCACTATCCTCCTGAGTCTAATTGGGGTACGGCTGGACTTGGACACTTATTTAAACAATCAGCTCCCCCCACTTCGTGAGATCATCCTGGGCCCCAGCTCGGCCTACACCCAGACGCAGTTTCACAATCTCCGTAACACCCTGGACGGCTATGGCATCCATCCTAAAAGTGTGGACCTGGACCATTTTTTCGCCACTCGTCGGCTTCTGAACCAGGTGCGCTCCCTGGATCATCTGCGTGTGCCCAGCACCGAGCTGAGTGCCTGGCTGGTGCATCGTGACCCTGAGACTGTGGTTTCGGCAACCAGTCAGTCCGGCCCCAGCATTGCCCTGGACAATGGGGGCAGCCTGGAGGACGTGAACAACTCCGAAGCCTCGGCCATGAGAGGTGCTGGCGGAGCTTCTGAGACCACTTACAGCCTCAGTGGAGAGGACAGCTTGGGAGCCGTGGCCCCTGAGGACAGTCAGGAGcaaggggagagagagagcagcgACGACCTCTCCAAAGAG GATATTGACCTAATAGACATCCTATGGAGGCAGGATATTGACCTTGGTGCTGGCCGAGAAGTATTTAACTATAGCAGTCGGCAGAAGGAGAGTGAGGCTGATAAACCTAATGAAGAGAACGAGGAGGCAGGTGGAAGAGAGGAAAGCCGGAGAAATGGACTTAATCTCCTAGCAGTGCAGAGCCTAACTCATGTTGatagagagacaggagagagcaTACCTGCGGAG CTTACCAGTCTCGGTGCTCAGACTTCATTATCCCTGCAGGAATGTCTGAGGCTTCTGGAGGCCACCTTTCCATTTGGAGAAGAGCCAGAG ttCCAGGCCACTGGACCCACCTCACAGCTGAGAGCTTCAACCGAGGAAACACCTTCAACATCACAAGGGATCCCTCTACAAGCCCCTCTTTCACAGTCTGATACACCACTAGACCTGGAGCAGCAGTGGCAGGACATAATGTCAATAATGGAACTGCAG gacatGGAGGTGAACAATACAGCAGTAAATGTCTCCATGAATAATGACCCCAATAACAATAATGCCAGCACCACAGAATCAGCCACAGTAGGAAATTTTGAACTCCCACGGTCCACTCTCATTAACCAGGATGTAAGTCTCCACCAGGCGTCGCTTCCCAGTTGCAGCCAGGACTTTCCTACACTCTTCAACCCCGAGCTGGATTCCACCAGTGTACAGCGGCCTACCTTAGTCAGGCTCTCTTCTAGCAACTCCTCCAACATCAATTCAACATTTGGAGCTACAAACTTGACCGGACTCTTTCTCCCACCACCTATAAACAGTACTACAAACCTAACCACCACTCCGGTGCTGCCAGATCCATTTTCCAGTCTGTTGGAAGAGTCAATGCTGGATGAAATTAGCCTTCTAGACCTTGCAATGGAAGAGGGTTTCAGCCAAGACCAGGCTTCTCAGCTCGAGGATGAGCTTGATTCCGACTCAGGTCTTTCACTGGACTCCAGCCATAGCCCAGCCTCACCTAGCAACTCGGAGACATCCTGCTCATCAGCTGCATCGTCTTCATCCACCTCTGCTACGTTCTCGGAGGAGGGAGCTGTGGGCTACAGCACAGATTCTGAGGCCGCCACAGCAGAAGCGGAGGAAGGAGCCGTCGGCGGCTACCAACCAGAGTATAGCAAGCTGTGCCGCATGAGCTACCAAGATCCATCTCAGTTCCATGGCATACCGCAGTTGGAAGGTGTCAATCACAACCACACCTACAATCTACCACTGGCATCGCCCTACTCTGAGCGTTCTCAGCTGTCTGCATCATGCAGCAAGAAAGGCAGAGATAAGCAAATGCAGCAGACAAAGCTCCAACCACCACAAGACTGTGTTGACAGGCAGTCTAGTCGTGATGAACGTAGGGCGAGGGCCATGGACATCCCATTCTCCAATGACAAGATCATTAACCTCCCTGTCGAGGAGTTCAACGAGCTTCTGGCCAAGCATCATCTCAATGAGGACCAGCTCTCGCTCATTCGTGACATCCGCCGCCGCGGAAAGAACAAAATGGCGGCACAAAACTGCCGTAAACGCAAGCTAGACACCATCCTGAAACTCGAGCAGGGCGTGCAAGACCTGCAACGCGAAAAAGCTCAGCTGCTGAAGGAGAAGATGGAGTACTGTAAGTGCATCAGGCAGACGAAGCAGAAGGTTCAAAACCTTTCCCAGGAATTGTTCGCACAGCTGCGGGACGAGGAAGGCAGACCCTACTCGGCCAGCGAATACTTTCTGCAGTACGGCCCAGATGGCGTTCTTCTCATGCCTCGTAACATGACCACAGAACAAAGCAACAAGCCCGATAAGAAGCAGAAGGACAAAAAGAAGTGA
- the nfe2l1b gene encoding endoplasmic reticulum membrane sensor NFE2L1b isoform X2, whose protein sequence is MLYLKKYFTEGLIQFTILLSLIGVRLDLDTYLNNQLPPLREIILGPSSAYTQTQFHNLRNTLDGYGIHPKSVDLDHFFATRRLLNQVRSLDHLRVPSTELSAWLVHRDPETVVSATSQSGPSIALDNGGSLEDVNNSEASAMRGAGGASETTYSLSGEDSLGAVAPEDSQEQGERESSDDLSKELTSLGAQTSLSLQECLRLLEATFPFGEEPEFQATGPTSQLRASTEETPSTSQGIPLQAPLSQSDTPLDLEQQWQDIMSIMELQDMEVNNTAVNVSMNNDPNNNNASTTESATVGNFELPRSTLINQDVSLHQASLPSCSQDFPTLFNPELDSTSVQRPTLVRLSSSNSSNINSTFGATNLTGLFLPPPINSTTNLTTTPVLPDPFSSLLEESMLDEISLLDLAMEEGFSQDQASQLEDELDSDSGLSLDSSHSPASPSNSETSCSSAASSSSTSATFSEEGAVGYSTDSEAATAEAEEGAVGGYQPEYSKLCRMSYQDPSQFHGIPQLEGVNHNHTYNLPLASPYSERSQLSASCSKKGRDKQMQQTKLQPPQDCVDRQSSRDERRARAMDIPFSNDKIINLPVEEFNELLAKHHLNEDQLSLIRDIRRRGKNKMAAQNCRKRKLDTILKLEQGVQDLQREKAQLLKEKMEYCKCIRQTKQKVQNLSQELFAQLRDEEGRPYSASEYFLQYGPDGVLLMPRNMTTEQSNKPDKKQKDKKK, encoded by the exons ATGCTTTACTTGAAAAAGTACTTCACAGAGGGTCTTATTCAGTTCACTATCCTCCTGAGTCTAATTGGGGTACGGCTGGACTTGGACACTTATTTAAACAATCAGCTCCCCCCACTTCGTGAGATCATCCTGGGCCCCAGCTCGGCCTACACCCAGACGCAGTTTCACAATCTCCGTAACACCCTGGACGGCTATGGCATCCATCCTAAAAGTGTGGACCTGGACCATTTTTTCGCCACTCGTCGGCTTCTGAACCAGGTGCGCTCCCTGGATCATCTGCGTGTGCCCAGCACCGAGCTGAGTGCCTGGCTGGTGCATCGTGACCCTGAGACTGTGGTTTCGGCAACCAGTCAGTCCGGCCCCAGCATTGCCCTGGACAATGGGGGCAGCCTGGAGGACGTGAACAACTCCGAAGCCTCGGCCATGAGAGGTGCTGGCGGAGCTTCTGAGACCACTTACAGCCTCAGTGGAGAGGACAGCTTGGGAGCCGTGGCCCCTGAGGACAGTCAGGAGcaaggggagagagagagcagcgACGACCTCTCCAAAGAG CTTACCAGTCTCGGTGCTCAGACTTCATTATCCCTGCAGGAATGTCTGAGGCTTCTGGAGGCCACCTTTCCATTTGGAGAAGAGCCAGAG ttCCAGGCCACTGGACCCACCTCACAGCTGAGAGCTTCAACCGAGGAAACACCTTCAACATCACAAGGGATCCCTCTACAAGCCCCTCTTTCACAGTCTGATACACCACTAGACCTGGAGCAGCAGTGGCAGGACATAATGTCAATAATGGAACTGCAG gacatGGAGGTGAACAATACAGCAGTAAATGTCTCCATGAATAATGACCCCAATAACAATAATGCCAGCACCACAGAATCAGCCACAGTAGGAAATTTTGAACTCCCACGGTCCACTCTCATTAACCAGGATGTAAGTCTCCACCAGGCGTCGCTTCCCAGTTGCAGCCAGGACTTTCCTACACTCTTCAACCCCGAGCTGGATTCCACCAGTGTACAGCGGCCTACCTTAGTCAGGCTCTCTTCTAGCAACTCCTCCAACATCAATTCAACATTTGGAGCTACAAACTTGACCGGACTCTTTCTCCCACCACCTATAAACAGTACTACAAACCTAACCACCACTCCGGTGCTGCCAGATCCATTTTCCAGTCTGTTGGAAGAGTCAATGCTGGATGAAATTAGCCTTCTAGACCTTGCAATGGAAGAGGGTTTCAGCCAAGACCAGGCTTCTCAGCTCGAGGATGAGCTTGATTCCGACTCAGGTCTTTCACTGGACTCCAGCCATAGCCCAGCCTCACCTAGCAACTCGGAGACATCCTGCTCATCAGCTGCATCGTCTTCATCCACCTCTGCTACGTTCTCGGAGGAGGGAGCTGTGGGCTACAGCACAGATTCTGAGGCCGCCACAGCAGAAGCGGAGGAAGGAGCCGTCGGCGGCTACCAACCAGAGTATAGCAAGCTGTGCCGCATGAGCTACCAAGATCCATCTCAGTTCCATGGCATACCGCAGTTGGAAGGTGTCAATCACAACCACACCTACAATCTACCACTGGCATCGCCCTACTCTGAGCGTTCTCAGCTGTCTGCATCATGCAGCAAGAAAGGCAGAGATAAGCAAATGCAGCAGACAAAGCTCCAACCACCACAAGACTGTGTTGACAGGCAGTCTAGTCGTGATGAACGTAGGGCGAGGGCCATGGACATCCCATTCTCCAATGACAAGATCATTAACCTCCCTGTCGAGGAGTTCAACGAGCTTCTGGCCAAGCATCATCTCAATGAGGACCAGCTCTCGCTCATTCGTGACATCCGCCGCCGCGGAAAGAACAAAATGGCGGCACAAAACTGCCGTAAACGCAAGCTAGACACCATCCTGAAACTCGAGCAGGGCGTGCAAGACCTGCAACGCGAAAAAGCTCAGCTGCTGAAGGAGAAGATGGAGTACTGTAAGTGCATCAGGCAGACGAAGCAGAAGGTTCAAAACCTTTCCCAGGAATTGTTCGCACAGCTGCGGGACGAGGAAGGCAGACCCTACTCGGCCAGCGAATACTTTCTGCAGTACGGCCCAGATGGCGTTCTTCTCATGCCTCGTAACATGACCACAGAACAAAGCAACAAGCCCGATAAGAAGCAGAAGGACAAAAAGAAGTGA
- the cbx1b gene encoding chromobox protein homolog 1b isoform X2: MQISFISSLSQRDTTPVTQSETKQSTAGKKQNKKKVEEVVEEEEEEYVVEKVLDRRVVKGRVEYLLKWKGFSDEDNTWEPEENLDCPDLIAEFLQSQKTAESGGKRRAESDGDGKETKKRKDEPEKLRGFARGLDPERIIGATDSSGELMFLMKWKNSDEADLVPAKEANVKCPQVVISFYEERLTWHSYPTEEEEKKDDKN; this comes from the exons ATGCAGATCAGCTTTATTTCATCTTTATCTCAGCGAGATACAA CTCCAGTTACTCAATCTGAAACCAAGCAATCAACAGCAgggaagaaacagaacaaaaagaaagtgGAAGAAGTAgtggaggaagaagaagaggagtaTGTTGTAGAGAAGGTCCTGGATCGGCGTGTGGTGAAGGGAAGAGTGGAGTATCTCCTCAAGTGGAAAGGCTTTTCTGA CGAGGATAACACCTGGGAACCAGAGGAAAACCTAGACTGTCCTGACCTCATAGCAGAATTCCTTCAGTCACAGAAAACGGCTGAATCTGGAGGCAAGAGGCGGGCCGAGTCAGACGGGGATGGAAAGGAGACCAAAAAGCGCAAGGATGAG CCTGAGAAACTCAGAGGTTTTGCACGTGGTTTGGATCCTGAGAGGATTATTGGTGCTACAGACTCAAGTGGAGAACTCATGTTCCTCATGAAATG gaAAAACTCTGATGAAGCTGATCTAGTACCAGCCAAGGAGGCGAATGTAAAGTGTCCACAAGTGGTCATCTCCTTTTACGAGGAACGTCTCACCTGGCATTCATACCCCActgaagaggaagagaagaaggATGACAAAAActag
- the cbx1b gene encoding chromobox protein homolog 1b isoform X1 — protein MSQTSEPSADAAVTEAPVTQSETKQSTAGKKQNKKKVEEVVEEEEEEYVVEKVLDRRVVKGRVEYLLKWKGFSDEDNTWEPEENLDCPDLIAEFLQSQKTAESGGKRRAESDGDGKETKKRKDEPEKLRGFARGLDPERIIGATDSSGELMFLMKWKNSDEADLVPAKEANVKCPQVVISFYEERLTWHSYPTEEEEKKDDKN, from the exons ATGAGCCAAACGTCAGAGCCTTCAGCCGATGCTGCTGTGACTGAAg CTCCAGTTACTCAATCTGAAACCAAGCAATCAACAGCAgggaagaaacagaacaaaaagaaagtgGAAGAAGTAgtggaggaagaagaagaggagtaTGTTGTAGAGAAGGTCCTGGATCGGCGTGTGGTGAAGGGAAGAGTGGAGTATCTCCTCAAGTGGAAAGGCTTTTCTGA CGAGGATAACACCTGGGAACCAGAGGAAAACCTAGACTGTCCTGACCTCATAGCAGAATTCCTTCAGTCACAGAAAACGGCTGAATCTGGAGGCAAGAGGCGGGCCGAGTCAGACGGGGATGGAAAGGAGACCAAAAAGCGCAAGGATGAG CCTGAGAAACTCAGAGGTTTTGCACGTGGTTTGGATCCTGAGAGGATTATTGGTGCTACAGACTCAAGTGGAGAACTCATGTTCCTCATGAAATG gaAAAACTCTGATGAAGCTGATCTAGTACCAGCCAAGGAGGCGAATGTAAAGTGTCCACAAGTGGTCATCTCCTTTTACGAGGAACGTCTCACCTGGCATTCATACCCCActgaagaggaagagaagaaggATGACAAAAActag
- the ccdc189 gene encoding coiled-coil domain-containing protein 189 gives MKPLENIRVAQPPKARVLLWTDLKHSDMEEIEKSNSISEIERILLRALLASDVMQPKQKILLELYTNLVLFSKEQHFNREQTSVLISIIKNVHQFNTETPLNNTDLCLTYCSELLLCHSVRRPPFSIDLFSSEQVTDILYYFINTYMRHYFLYKYIFTPEVQLDISLSYTGIPEDTDIEETAQSGSVSDGRKETERETEMNEEVPQSAVMTATETASLGHGSSPDSELRTFVQKEVRDEVMRLTAQLQQRLQDSADQLNNAISKLETNIQVKK, from the exons ATGAAGCCTTTAGAGAACATCAGG gttGCCCAGCCTCCAAAAGCACGGGTGCTGTTATG GACTGATCTGAAACATAGTGACATGGAAGAGATTGAGAAGAGCAATTCCATATCAGAGATCGAAAG GATTTTGCTCCGTGCATTATTGGCCTCTGATGTGATGCAgccaaaacagaaaatactaCTTGAGCTGTACACAAATCTTGTGCTGTTCTCcaaagaacaacattttaatagaGAGCAAACTTCTGTACTCATCTCCATTATCAAAAACGTACATCAGTTTAACACAG AAACACCCCTCAACAACACAGATCTCTGTTTGACCTACTGCAGTGAACTTCTGCTATGCCATTCAGTCAGG AGGCCCCCTTTCAGCATTGACCTTTTCAGCTCGGAACAAGTGACAGACATTTTGTACTATTTCATCAACACGTATATgagacattattttttatacaaatacatttttacccCAGAG GTACAGCTGGACATATCTTTATCATATACTGGAATACCCGAGGACACGGATATAGAGGAAACTGCCCAGTCTG GGAGTGTTTCAGATGGCAGAAAAGAAACTGAGAGGGAGACAGAAATGAATGAAGAGGTTCCACAAAGTGCTGTAATGACGGCTACGGAGACGGCCAGTCTCGGACATG GTTCTTCTCCAGACTCTGAGCTAAGGACTTTTGTTCAAAAGGAAGTGAGGGATGAAGTGATGCGTTTGACTGCTCAGCTACAGCAACGGCTCCAGGACAGTGCCGATCAGCTAAATAATGCCATTAGTAAACTGGAGACCAACATTCAAGTGAAGAAGTAA